One segment of Candidatus Nitrospira nitrificans DNA contains the following:
- a CDS encoding DUF6941 family protein has translation MTDLPTPTVQAFLVCDQVIEDSLTKKKSLIGIFTHLQTAAFPFQHQQMGLYFCLTDAEGPYHFDIELVYLNSEQLICRATLPNIEISDRLQISDFGINIPLLIFPAPGRYEFRLRMDGHLIAQKDFHVMQASGDSATEPSA, from the coding sequence ATGACCGATCTCCCCACACCTACCGTCCAAGCGTTTCTCGTCTGCGATCAAGTCATTGAGGACAGCTTGACGAAAAAGAAAAGCTTGATCGGAATCTTCACACATCTGCAGACAGCGGCCTTCCCCTTCCAGCATCAGCAGATGGGGCTCTATTTCTGCCTCACCGACGCGGAAGGCCCGTACCATTTCGATATCGAATTGGTCTACCTCAACTCCGAACAGCTTATCTGCAGGGCCACGCTTCCCAACATCGAGATCAGCGATCGCCTCCAGATTTCGGATTTCGGGATCAATATTCCTCTCTTGATCTTTCCCGCGCCTGGTCGGTATGAATTCCGGTTGCGAATGGACGGACATCTCATCGCCCAAAAAGACTTCCATGTCATGCAGGCGTCAGGCGACTCCGCCACAGAACCTTCCGCTTAG
- a CDS encoding glutamine--tRNA ligase/YqeY domain fusion protein produces MTPESSHSSNFIRELVATDRAAGKHGGRVVTRFPPEPNGYLHIGHAKSIALNFGIAHDSPGGMCHLRFDDTNPTTEDPEYVQAIQEDVRWLGFDWHGKMFYASDYFEQLYTFATGLIKNGKAYIDSLTADQIREYRGTLTEPGRDSPFRTRSIEDNLDLLARMRAGEFADGAHVLRAKIDMGSPNINLRDPILYRIRHATHYRTGTGWCIYPSYDFAHPLSDAIEGITHSLCTLEFEDHRPLYDWVVAETGAPHRPQQIEFARLNLTSTVMSKRKLLELVEKKLVNGWDDPRLPTLKGLRRRGVTPEAIRAFCEHIGVAKRDAIVEMQLFEHFIREDLNKQSPRVMGVLRPLKVVIDNYPEGVVEELDAVNNPEDAAAGTRRVPFSRTLYIEQDDFREDPPKQFYRLAPGREVRLRYGYIIQCVSATKDPRTGAVTELHCTYDPETRSGSAQEQRKVKATIHWVSAPHAVKAAVRLYHPLLLADQAQPPIEQDWTRSLNPHSLELLSGCVVEPSLRSAAPGSRFQFERQGYFCVDPDSSPERLIFNRTVSLKDAWAKIEKTQQAPRR; encoded by the coding sequence ATGACACCAGAGTCCTCGCATTCATCGAATTTCATTCGGGAGCTGGTGGCGACCGATCGTGCCGCCGGCAAGCACGGCGGTCGCGTGGTCACCAGATTTCCTCCCGAGCCCAATGGCTATCTTCATATCGGGCATGCCAAGTCCATCGCCCTCAATTTTGGGATCGCCCATGACAGTCCCGGCGGGATGTGCCACCTGCGATTCGACGACACCAACCCGACGACTGAAGACCCTGAATATGTCCAAGCCATTCAGGAAGATGTCCGCTGGTTGGGATTTGATTGGCATGGGAAGATGTTCTACGCATCGGATTATTTCGAGCAGCTCTATACCTTTGCCACAGGCTTGATCAAAAATGGGAAGGCCTATATCGACAGTCTCACGGCCGATCAAATCCGCGAATACCGCGGCACCCTGACCGAGCCAGGCCGCGACAGTCCCTTTCGGACTCGGTCCATCGAGGACAACCTCGATCTGTTGGCGCGTATGCGGGCGGGAGAGTTTGCCGACGGCGCGCATGTCTTACGCGCAAAAATCGATATGGGCTCGCCCAACATTAACCTACGAGACCCGATTCTGTATCGCATCCGACATGCCACGCATTATCGGACCGGCACGGGGTGGTGCATCTATCCGTCCTATGATTTCGCGCATCCGTTGTCCGACGCCATCGAAGGCATCACCCATTCCCTTTGCACCCTTGAATTTGAAGACCACCGTCCCTTGTACGATTGGGTCGTCGCTGAAACCGGCGCTCCCCATCGCCCTCAGCAGATCGAATTCGCCAGGCTGAATCTCACTTCCACCGTGATGAGCAAGCGGAAGCTCCTGGAACTGGTCGAGAAGAAACTGGTGAACGGCTGGGATGATCCGCGCCTTCCCACCTTGAAGGGCCTCCGGCGACGAGGCGTGACGCCTGAAGCGATTCGGGCCTTTTGCGAACACATCGGGGTGGCTAAGCGGGACGCCATCGTCGAGATGCAGCTGTTTGAACACTTCATCCGAGAAGACCTGAATAAACAGTCGCCACGCGTGATGGGAGTGCTCCGACCGTTAAAGGTGGTGATCGACAATTATCCGGAAGGCGTCGTTGAAGAACTCGATGCCGTGAATAACCCCGAAGACGCTGCCGCCGGAACTCGGAGGGTTCCCTTCTCACGGACGCTCTACATCGAGCAAGACGATTTCCGCGAAGATCCACCCAAACAGTTTTACCGCCTCGCGCCCGGCCGGGAGGTCCGGCTCCGCTATGGATACATCATTCAATGTGTGAGCGCGACGAAGGATCCTCGGACCGGGGCGGTTACCGAACTGCACTGCACGTACGACCCTGAGACAAGAAGCGGCTCGGCACAAGAACAGCGCAAGGTGAAAGCCACCATTCACTGGGTGTCGGCGCCACATGCGGTCAAAGCAGCCGTCCGGCTCTATCATCCGCTTCTTCTCGCCGACCAGGCCCAGCCTCCGATTGAACAGGATTGGACTCGATCCTTGAATCCTCACTCACTTGAGCTCCTCAGCGGCTGTGTGGTTGAGCCAAGCCTCCGTTCAGCCGCACCCGGCTCCCGCTTCCAATTCGAACGACAAGGATACTTCTGCGTGGACCCTGATTCCTCACCCGAGAGACTCATTTTCAACCGGACCGTCTCTCTCAAGGATGCATGGGCCAAAATCGAGAAAACCCAGCAAGCCCCTCGGCGCTGA
- a CDS encoding DUF3015 family protein, whose protein sequence is MKTSAAFLIPILFMGGVSCGPTTDTLQAPFDITSSTSPGNSAPTGPAKARQQLERFVGFAYESVRGDIAQGRGEYLTSLAVAGGIPTHARTAFQKEMQSLYAVLYDPLLSRKESWTLVVNHAWSAGYGKNDTTQNLSTASGLQANVARRL, encoded by the coding sequence ATGAAAACGAGCGCGGCCTTCTTGATTCCGATACTTTTCATGGGCGGGGTTTCATGCGGACCAACTACCGATACCCTTCAAGCCCCCTTTGACATTACGTCTAGCACCTCACCGGGCAACAGTGCGCCGACCGGGCCTGCCAAAGCTCGTCAGCAATTGGAACGGTTTGTCGGATTTGCCTACGAGAGTGTCAGGGGCGATATTGCGCAGGGCCGTGGCGAATATCTGACATCCCTAGCGGTCGCAGGCGGAATTCCGACCCATGCGCGGACAGCATTTCAAAAGGAGATGCAAAGCCTCTATGCGGTGCTCTATGATCCGCTCTTATCAAGGAAAGAGTCGTGGACACTGGTTGTCAACCATGCCTGGTCGGCGGGCTATGGAAAGAATGACACGACACAGAACCTTTCCACAGCAAGCGGTTTACAAGCCAACGTGGCAAGGCGGTTGTAA